The DNA region TTGGTAAATAGGCTCTAAATTCTAATTGTTGAAGTGATCATATCAAGGTGGAAATTAAAACATTACAGtactttttgatattttttgggaagttaaaatatattaatagaAAAACTAATCATgtggattttttaaaaaaagtaaaaaccaaatattacaGTTGTCCTCCCAAATATTttcaagaatttttaaaatttattaaagtCATAGATATTTAAAACGATGATTGAGTAATTTTAAAGAACACTGTATAGTTTTCTAGACTTCTACTTAATAATTCCTtagtaattattattaaataaaagcCCCTTACTCCAAAAAATTAACAATGTTTTTTATCACCCTAACATGCCAATAAACTGGAAACTTCGAAGCAAAGAACTCCCTCTACTTCAATTTTCGAGGTTTTACAATGGAAATTGATGTGCCCAAGGCCTAGGGCAAACCCTCAATTGGCTTTGGTGGCAGTGGATCTACCCCCAATCTAAATAAACAAACTCTAAAAGGGCTAAGTGAACCCTAAAATGAAAGTTTCAACGGACATGAGATCGTAATATTTGCCACTTAATTGAGATTAATTGAAGTTATGTGCCCGATATGAATAAACAACTTTGCAGCCATTTTGTATATGAGTGCGTTTTATGTGCACACAACACATCGTccgaaaatattattaataattacAAGAGCAAGGCAATGGCACCCCGAAAATAGTTATAGAGTCGAACCCTCGGGCAGACGAaaatttgattaaattaaattgagtGCGACGGAGTTTGTGGAGCAGCGGAAGCCAAACATCAGTTCGAATATGTGTATCTTTCAGATACTCTCTCGCTGGGCGATGCAAATCAAACGCTATTGAGCCAGCCAGTTGATCTGCGCTTTACCCCCGAAAATAAAAGATCTCTGGCGATGGCGAGGTGAATGCACTCGCATTCTAATAACGCTCTTGTTGATGGTAATACCAGACCAGAGTTACGGATCTCCCCTGAGAGCCCCTTAATTGGTGGATTGTGGATTGCCTTGGATGCGGCGTGCGTGTTAATAGGCATCGTTTCGTTGTAAGTCACAACTAGCAATTTAGGCTAATTGACATTCAAATGCAGTTGAATAAACTTTTTGGGCATCTGCAATGGCTGCACTGCTAAATGATTGTAATAGCTCAGGTCGTTGGCTTCTCCAGTAATACTGTAAAATTCATTTAGGGATTTACGGCACCACAGGATCGTCCATCATCATCAACCCCATCGATAGATCGCGCCCATCATTTATAAATTGCCGCATCAAATAAAGGCAAACGCTTGAGTAAATCCACTTAATTGCTGTGCGAATCCTTGATGTCCGTAAAATACTCCTGGCTGGAAGGCCCGGCCTTCGCAATCAGTTGCGAATAAAAAAAGGAGAGAGTTATACGGTCCGGATGTGTTTGCACTCGTGTAAACATGCGTTTGTCATTAGACACACCGGAAATATTGACAGCATTCGACACGCGGCGCACGACCAGCCGGAATTTCGCAAAAGGAACTTGCCACTTTATTTGccatttgattttttaaaattgttaaaattttcatttcaaCTGTTTCATAATTGTTTTCCCAAGTTTCGCTTTTGCGCTTGAGTAAGCAGCGTTAGATCTTCGAGGCTACCCTGGCCGAAGGATCGGgtggttttatattttttatgttttgaaGAGGGGTGTCCTTTTTCCTTTCCGTATCCCCGTACGTGTGTCCTTTGTCTGGGCATCTTTGTTTGGCCCAAAGTGTCGTCGCCATGTCGAATTATCGTGTTTTTTAACTGAAGTACCTGAAATTTCACAGTTTCGGcttatgttttttatattcctCAGAGAGCAGCAGAGTTTACTAATTAGATTTTATTGCGTAGCGCGAATCGCTTTGTCGCCGCTGGCAAGTGTGAAaaattttctcttttttatgGCTTAGAATTTCGCCAAGAGCCGTCGATCTTCTTTCTTGGCCGCAATTTATTGGGACTTTAATTGCacattcaaaaaatatttagccTTGATTCCAGGAAAATGTTTTTCAGTAGAGCACCGCTAAGTGCCACGCGCTTCTAAACAATCAAAACAATTCTGGGCTTGTGGATTTTTCAGTAAGGATTAGGAATGCGGGTATCTCTGGATGGATTGTGGGAGAATGCTTGTAAATGTGATGTAATTCAATGCCTTAATTTCcacaaacacaaaacaaatgCAAATAATATGCACGAGAAAGAATTTGGGCAAAATTCAGAGAGAATACCCGAAAAAATTAAACGTgggaaaatatgaaaatatattttttcgcTTGTAATCCTTCTCATAAGAACGAGAGACAATGGAGCAgtgtgaaaatatttattcccCAGATGTAAGCCCATTAACAGAACAGCAAAACCCACACCTGACCTCAACTCATTTGACCCGACCCGCGTTTGTTTGGTCAGATTAGTGAGCCAAGCTACTTAGCCAGCAATCGGCAGATCACTTGTCCAGGCGATCGGTTATTGTATTTAGCCCCGAATTTCGGTGAGTGTTTCGAGCTGAGCCTTTACATTTCAATTTCCCATTTTCCGGACCCACTGGCCGCTGTCCGCTATCGAGGGCCTGCGATCTCCCCTGTTTTTCGGGCCCCATGCGGAGTGTGAAAGGTATTATCACTTTGACTCGATCTATAGTTGTTGTCGTTTATGTTTTCAGTTTCATTTATCAGTTTGTGGAAATGCCCGGCGAACAATGGGAAATTATGAGACTTGCTTTAAATCATTTACCATTTAACATGATCCGATCCTGGGACTTGTACACAGGACTCGCTTAGGGTTGTTCTAAGTTCCTCATTGGCCATCTTATCGCATCGCTGGGATCTGGCATTAGGATTTTCTCGTCGTTAGTTGCCAATTGAATGATTTCCTATATGCGGTTTTAATTGCGGCAGTACCAAGTTGACTTTTCCTATCCTCTAACTTTCCAAAGGGAAGTTCCACTTAATTAGCTTCGAATTGTTGTACGACTGCGAGACCGAGATGTCCGATGGTTGATAAGCTTCCGGACTGAAGGAAAGCGGAAAACTTTCTCTGCTCCCGGCGAGAGAGGGGTTGCATTGGAATAAAACTGCGTAATGATCTGCCAGATCGATGACTACCAGTCTCTATGACTGGTACTCGAAAGTATCCCTTAAAACATAACTTATATACGTACATAGAATGTTTATTCATAATATCTTCGTTGGAGGGTTtctagaaaatttatataagttttcaaaagtagttataaaatgtaaatatcgCAATACAAAAATCTTAGAGAAAATGCAGTAAATAGAGGTCTGAACATGTTGATACTAAAATGTAAACCAATCTTTAATAACATTGTCATaaaattttggaaataaaACGACTGTGTTCTGAATTTTACAAATCTTTTGAGCGCTCACATATTGTGACTTACCAGCCATGTGTTTGGCAATAGTGATAATCCATGGCCAAATCCCTTCAGACCAGAAGATCCAAAATTCTAACTGCCAGGGGCGTAACTTCCCACGACACCGCAGACGGATAGGGTAGATGCCGAATTTACGATGACATTTATGCGTAATTTTTGGTTTAATTTTATGGACACAATCGGACTGGGAAGAGAAAAGAGTTTTGCTTGCCACCGACCCCCGCGGAGAAAGTGTCAAATAAATTTGATTGGAAAGTGATCTCTCGTAATTGAAGCGGAACAGTTAATTCCGGGCATCATTAAAGAGCCACACCCACCTTAAGCCGAGGGAAATCTGGAACCAGGTAGGATTCAATATTCATCCGCCTCATAATATGCAACGTCATGACTTTCTTCCGTGTCAACGCCCCTCGATCCTCAGTCGGCGCACCCTTTCCCATTGTCCATCGTAATCCTTTGAGTTCCTATCGCGTGCTACGATCCTGATCTTTGGGCGACTCCTTGGCAGAAAGGCGCCGCGGGTTGCTCGCTCAGTTCGTGTCATAATTGCATGGCTTTCGGGCCGTCGTGGAAGTGTGAAAATTATGGAGTTTCCTCCTCACCCTTTCGGCATCTTAATGATTATGTTTGTTTCCTTTATCTCTGACTTGAGATCGCCGAGGGGCCCAAGGAATTTGTTTGCCAACTTTGCTTCATTCATATGCGTGAGTTATGGCATTCGCTTTTGGGTTTCTAGGGGTTGGTTTTCCTCTACGGGATTTCATCTTttagatttccgttttttgcGTGCTAAATTGTGTTTTACGACCGTTTTCCCTGATCTCATCTTGGAGATATCGAAGGGATCTCGACATGTCGGTTTCTTTTTTTGCAATCGCTTAATTTTTTATCGCTTTCGAGATCGTGAGAAGTAGTTCCATTAGTAGAAGTTTGCCAAATAGGAAGTCTAAAAGCATATTATAAATGTTTCCATAGCGCCTTTCTATACACGAAAAATGTTTAACTTAAATTGTTTCcaatatttgaaattattaCAAAAGTAAATTAACATAGGTTTAAATATCTTAAAGAATATCACACTtaggaatttattttattgatatCAACAACATAActtattaaaattcattttaagCTTTAACAGCATACATATACATTCTATTAATAAACTGTAGacctatttaaaaaataaaatgtagagGAATGTTCAATAAAAGACTGTTTAAAGCTTCTATTTTTGTTTCAAGTTTGTATTAAAGCCTTTGATTGGGGTTTTGTCAATGCTTTTTCGTAACCAACTCCATTTTGTTTCGAGCTCTTGTTTGCCCTCCAACCATTTCACTCTGGTCCCCATTCCGACGTTCCCCATTCCAGTACGAGAGTAAATAGGCCCGACCACTGCCATCTGCCAGCGACGGTCGCCAGGTGTACCCATCAGAACTCATGCCATCCAGCAGATCCCCATTCCCATCCCCATCATCATCCCCATCCACCGATGTTGTAAACTTTTTTCAGAACTTAATTAGCTTTGACTGGGGTTGGGGGCCTTGTTCTTTGCCATCGAGTGCCCCGAACCCCTGGTTTTATATCGTACAATTACCCAGTGGAGCGCGTGCTGCAACCGCAGGTGCTAGAGCAGCACAGCACTCGGTTCTCTACCCATTTGGCAGTCGCCAGTTTCCAGCTCCCAGTTTCCAGTTCCCAGTTCCCAGTTCCCTATTCCATTCTCCATCTCCAGCTGCCGGTACTACCAATCAAACCTGCTCGGTGGCTCTCCTCGATTCCAAACTCGAGTGCCGCGGATAAGGCGGATAAAACGCATACAAAGGCAACCAAAACTGGAAGTCGGCGAACCAATGGGCAGGCCGCATTTATCTCGAGCAACCCTCGTGCGATTCGACCGCTGGCAACTTAACAGTGCTGCGCAGAGCGGGCCCAGTTAGTCAGCCTTGCGCAGTCGATGCGAACGGACGCGTCGCTccacaaaaaaaagaatagtAGAGAAAAGAAAGATAGTAAGGAAACCCATAGAAAGGGAAAACGTGTACTAAAACATACCGCGTGTGacaatccaaaaaaaaaacatttaaaaacaaatcaaatatGGTCTTGAACGGCATGCCCATCAATATGCCTGTAGCCATACCAGTTCCCATGCCCGTGCCCAGTCCTCCGGCCACCAAATCCCGCCTGGCCCTCGACTGGGACATCAACGACTCCAAGATGCCGTCGGTGGGGGAGTTCGACGAGTTCAGCGACTGGGCCAACGGACACTGCCGGCTCATCTACTCCATCCAGAGCGATGAGGCCAGGAAACATGCCAGCGGTTGGGCCATGCGCAACACCAATAACCACAATGTAAACATCCTGAAGAAGAGCTGCCTGGGAGTGCTCCTCTGCAGTGCCAAGTGCAAGTTGCCCAATGGAGCCAGTGTTCACCTGAGACCCGCCATTTGCGACAAGGCCAGGAGGAAGCAGCAGGGCAAACAGTGTCCCAATAGGTGGGTTGGCAACTTAAAAATTGATCAATGGgatatttaaaactaactctatatttaatttttcaaacagAAATTGCAATGGGCGCTTGGAGATCCAAGCCTGCCGCGGCCACTGCGGCTACCCAGTTACACACTTCTGGAGGAGGGATGGAAATGGCATCTATTTCCAGGCCAAGGGAACACATGATCACCCCAGACCCGAGGCCAAGGGATCCACGGAGGCCAGACGCCTGTTGGCCGGAGGAAGACGTGTGCGCAGTCTGGCCGTGATGTTGGCCAGGGAATCGGCTCTTAGCGATAAGTTGAGCAGCCTGAGGCCCACAAAACGACAGGCCAAGATGCAGCCAATGCAGGAGAGCAAACGCAGGAGAGTGGGTGACCCCGAGGTGACCCAAACCAACCAGGAGTTGATGGGAGCAACCGGCTATCTGCCCACATCGACGCCCACACACAGCACTAGCTACAATCAAACTCAGGGATTATATGGCTCGACAGGATCGGGACAAGGATCTGTGGCCAGTCAGTGGAACGGAGAGGTCTACTACGAGCCGGAGGGTTCGTCCTATGCCAATGGAATGTACGCCTACGATATGCTCCACTCGCCCCTCTCTGCGCACAGCTCTACGGGCAGCTTTTACCAGGAGAACCTCCCGCAGCAAGTGCCACATCCTcatccgcagcagcagcaactatCCCCGCAGCAACATATGCCAGCCAGCTACGATCAGCCGATCCCCTCGAGCTTCCAGTGCGGAATGCCCCTGTACGAGAGCTGCGATGACACCTCCAGTCTGACCAGCAGTTCGGGCTACAGCTCCGAGGACTACAGCTACTTCAATGGATATCTGCCCAACTCTCTGGACGTGAGCAATGTCAGCCAGAGCCAAAATCCCAGCCAGGAGGGAGGTTTGTACACCACCAGCTCGGAGATCTTCAGTGTGTTCGAATCGACACTGaacggaggaggaggaggtgccAGCGCAATGGATCTCCTCTATGAGGGAGCCACAGCCTACAGCCACAATCAACAGCCACAGGAGCAGACCAGCTTCCTGCCCCTCGCCAGCTATCAACAGGAGCCGCAGGATCAGCTCCAGTCCGCCGATTACTTCTACAGCAACTCGGGAGTGGACAACGGATGGAACATCCAAATGGACCCGACATATCACCCAGCCACCAGCACGGATCCCGTCTACTGCTAGGTGGAATCGGGTTGATGGGGGGTGTTGCCCCCCAAGGATCTCTCATCGCAACTACTATTACTGAGCCACTCAAGCGTTGTTCTAGTCCCTAGTTGATTTCCACTCATGTTCCCATTGCTTGTTGGTCCTATTATTATGTATGAAATATTGTATTGAACGTTTCTAGTTTGTACTCTTGTACTTGTTTCCCAGCTATTCCAAAGTTTTAGAGCATGTaagaataataattataacttttATCTGTAAGCACATAGAGCGCTAAGTCACATTTCCCACctatttatgaatttttgtgtagtaataaacatttttcaacAAAAACTAAATCAAAGTAGCCTTTTTCGAGTGGTGTCACACATGGAGAAGGGAGACTGGAACAATAGTCAGTATACTTTCTGTAACGACACGAGTAACATCTACAGTACTTCTAAAACAAGAAACAGTAAAATTTGCTGGTCAAccaaagatttttaaaatgagCCGTAGAGGAGGCAGAAACAATTTGCCTTTGTTTGTGAGTAATAAATGTAAAGATTTTTGAGcccaataaaaaaaactaaattttttgAGAAGCATCGGCAAGCAACCGCTTTGATTAACAGTCGAGCCATGCGAAACTTTTTAAGCCGGCAGCGTTTTCAAATTGTTCCTCCGGGAAGATATCGCAGATCAAGGATAAATGGGACCAGGCGCTATGCGTCTGCTAGTCAACGCGATCGGAATTCTACTAGTCGAAACAGGGGGAATTCGCGTAGAAGGAATGGTCGTCGTCGACGGACCCGTAGATCCCAGTTACAGGCGGAGTTGCCGGAAAGAAACATTACAGTTAGTCCTATGGATCTGCTCGAGGCTTTCGGTGCAGTTATTTCATGGTGCCGTGACCCAACTTCGGTGTTGGTACAGGTCGAAACAGCAGAAGGAAACTGTGAGATCCATGTAGTTTTCAAAGGGAAATAAGTGTGTTAATAAACCTCTTACagtgaattttatttttgcccaAGATGATCAGGACACTGAAGATGCCAATGTTCAGGGCTCCGATGAAATTGCCGATGATCAGGAGACTGATCAAGATGCTAATGATCAAAATCCACGACAGGAAGTTCGGGGCCCCAATGAAAATACCAATGATCAAAATCCACGTCGGGAAGTTCGGGGCTCCAATGAAAATACCAATAATCACAATCCACGACAGGAAGTTCGGGGCTCCAATGGAAACACCAATGATCACAATCCACGACAGGATGTTCTGGGCTCCAATGGAAATACCAATGATCAAAATCCACGACAGGAAGTTCGGGGCTCCAATGAAAATACCAATGATCAAAATCCACGTCGGGAAGTTCGGGGCTCTGACAATTCCAATAATCAAGATGACCACTAAGAAGATGAATATACCATTGATGAAAATCGGGAAAGTACCTAAGAGTACGATGACCGACTAAAACCATTTATTAAATCTATATAGATTTGTTCAATTTGCCACAAAAGCACATGTATCGATTGTACATTGCAAACATTTGTAAAAATAATGTTGTCTCCCCAAGCATTACCCAAATTAACTCTTTGAAAGGAAGATTAATACAATTTGTAAGAATTGTTATAATTTAATCTTGTatggttatttattttgcaggTTTTTTTCCGGTGGGTACTTTGGTTTAGTATGAAATACGTTCGTTAAGTTCTCTCTTATAAATCTTTATGTACCTCAAATAAAAGAAtgtcaaatatatttttttcctaCCAAAGGgtgtataaaattaaattagaaattcATTTTCCACCGGCAATCAAATCAAGGGTCGATTAAAGGGCTTACCTCCTGTCAGAGGCCACTCAAACATTTGGATATTGTttcagaattttttttaaaccgattataaataattaaaaatataaaaaaaggtcGCTTCAGGGAAGGGGTTGCTTTTCGAATCGGGCAAGAAGTACTCGACCCTAATGGGGGTTTGAGATCGACCATAAACAAAACGCCTATTAGTTGTCATGTCGGATGGGAAGTGTGCCTCTGACGCGTGCGACCTTCAAGGATATTCGCACACTCACAGAACTGAAACAAAAATGAGGAATGACTTTGTTTCAAACGATATTTGCATACATAATTCGAGTCGAACCCCCTTGcctaaatgaaaacatttaaaatgttttgatttCATTTATGTTAATTTCCAGCCATAAATCACAACAGAGCGTGTGCTTCCTGTCGAGCCAGTCTTCCTTCGTCCTGCAGCAATATTTGTCCTTGCTGTTTGATTAGCCCTTAACCCGAACCCTCGCATGCAAATGAGAACTCTTTGGAGTCGGTGACTCTGATGCTCATTTTATGTTATCCTTGGGTGCTGAGGGGAGGAAGCCGAGATCACAAAGGTATTATGCAAATTTACTGATGCTGATCCCATTGTTGCCGGTGTAATTCAATATTCGCGTGAATAAATGTGCGAATCCTTTGCCCAAGTCCTCACAGACTGAGGTTTCGCAAATTCACATTTGCAATTCCAGAAACTAATTTCAAATGCAGATACGATTCGGTGCCAATTTGTTAAAGCAGATTTTCGCACACTAATGAAGGCATTAGAGGTCTCAATTTGGGGTTAGGTACCATATATTTCAATAACCCTTCGGAAatctttataatatatttgatgAAATTCAGTGAATTTGATTTTGTAAAACTATCATACCATTTTTTATGAAAGAAATGTTTAAGTAATTATATTAAAAGGTTTTATAACTTTACAAAGCTCATAAAAAGTCTGCGTACCTACAAATTATCCCAGTTCTTAGATACAtgcatataataatataatatatataatgctTTTCATGAATATTCTCCACATTTGATAAGCCCGCTGATTGGAAGGGTCAGGACAGTCACTCAGCCGTCTACCAGCATTTGACTGACAGACTTTTGCAGTTGACATTAACCGACGAACTCGAGTGTGACTTTTTTGACTCTTCACACATCAGAGGCGGATCAACCTAGAAATCAAAACCGGCAGCTGCAGCTTCGGGGAAAAACGATtaactatttattttataatacatGCCACATAAAACGGCTGCGTCAAAGGCCACAAAGGCGTGTTGCCACAATAAAGCGCATGGCAATGTGGCGAAATCTCATCCGAACCTATTTAGGAGTGGCCACTTGAAAGGACAATGGTATCAGAGCAAATGAGGCGCGTTTAATGCGTCTTCAATGAGTCCTGGATACGAGGAAGCGACCTGAAAAATGCGATTGACATGCGTGTCCCACGGCCTGTTAATGGTCTAACCTTAAGCGGGGTGGGTCAGCGTGACAAATTCCCGAAAACAATGTCAGTGGAAGAGTCCCAGAACTCGGCATTAGTATATTGAACAAAATTAATCTAAGTTCCTTTACTGTTTTTTTAGGTGAAAAAATCCAACACAGCTCCTCAGTTACCGGGAATATTAAAGATGATCCTAATATCCCTAATATCTTAGTTCACCCACAGAAAAAGTTCTTAATCGTATTTAACTTACAAAACTGGATAGTACACCCTGTTATCCTCAACGGCTTTACCCTTTCCGAATATTTatggtttattttttaactttgAGATAATCACA from Drosophila subpulchrella strain 33 F10 #4 breed RU33 chromosome 2L, RU_Dsub_v1.1 Primary Assembly, whole genome shotgun sequence includes:
- the LOC119547916 gene encoding transcription factor glial cells missing produces the protein MVLNGMPINMPVAIPVPMPVPSPPATKSRLALDWDINDSKMPSVGEFDEFSDWANGHCRLIYSIQSDEARKHASGWAMRNTNNHNVNILKKSCLGVLLCSAKCKLPNGASVHLRPAICDKARRKQQGKQCPNRNCNGRLEIQACRGHCGYPVTHFWRRDGNGIYFQAKGTHDHPRPEAKGSTEARRLLAGGRRVRSLAVMLARESALSDKLSSLRPTKRQAKMQPMQESKRRRVGDPEVTQTNQELMGATGYLPTSTPTHSTSYNQTQGLYGSTGSGQGSVASQWNGEVYYEPEGSSYANGMYAYDMLHSPLSAHSSTGSFYQENLPQQVPHPHPQQQQLSPQQHMPASYDQPIPSSFQCGMPLYESCDDTSSLTSSSGYSSEDYSYFNGYLPNSLDVSNVSQSQNPSQEGGLYTTSSEIFSVFESTLNGGGGGASAMDLLYEGATAYSHNQQPQEQTSFLPLASYQQEPQDQLQSADYFYSNSGVDNGWNIQMDPTYHPATSTDPVYC
- the LOC119547471 gene encoding uncharacterized protein DDB_G0287625-like, with product MSRRGGRNNLPLFHRQATALINSRAMRNFLSRQRFQIVPPGRYRRSRINGTRRYASASQRDRNSTSRNRGNSRRRNGRRRRTRRSQLQAELPERNITVSPMDLLEAFGAVISWCRDPTSVLVQVETAEGNLNFIFAQDDQDTEDANVQGSDEIADDQETDQDANDQNPRQEVRGPNENTNDQNPRREVRGSNENTNNHNPRQEVRGSNGNTNDHNPRQDVLGSNGNTNDQNPRQEVRGSNENTNDQNPRREVRGSDNSNNQDDH